TCGCGCCGCGCCGGACCGGCCGGCTCCCACGCGAGCCGGCCGGCGATCCATCCGCCCAGCAGCAGCCCGGCGATGGGGTCTGCGGTTTCCGACCGTCCCGGGCCTGTCCGGATTTTGATCCGGTCCAGGCGTTCGAGCGCCGCGCGCATTGGCGCCGGATCGAAGGACTGTACGATCAGGTCGCGCCACGGCGTGAGCCGGCCCCACGTCAAGTCGCGCAGGCCGCCGGAGAGCCGGCCGGCGAGCCCGGACGCGGCCTTGAGACCCGCCACCGGTCGTTGCATCGCCGACGAGTCGACGATCAGAACGTCGGCGTTTTCGGCGAGCCGGCGCAGCACGTCCGCTTCCGGCCCCGGGGCGGCGGGCAGATCGTCGGGCCACCAGACGTAGACGGGGAGGTCCGGCACCAGCAGCGGCAGCACGAGCGCCGAAACACGGGCAAGCGCGCGGCCGGTAGCGGATACCGCGATCTGCTCGCAGCACACCGTCGGGCGGCTCGGGCCCGGCGTGTGGCAGTGGAGGGCGAT
The sequence above is drawn from the bacterium genome and encodes:
- a CDS encoding glucose-6-phosphate dehydrogenase assembly protein OpcA; this translates as DGRRAEMAAAADRLATRYPSRSIILDLTPPAGGTTGGEGTLAAEIALHCHTPGPSRPTVCCEQIAVSATGRALARVSALVLPLLVPDLPVYVWWPDDLPAAPGPEADVLRRLAENADVLIVDSSAMQRPVAGLKAASGLAGRLSGGLRDLTWGRLTPWRDLIVQSFDPAPMRAALERLDRIKIRTGPGRSETADPIAGLLLGGWIAGRLAWEPAGPARRDGKLLRALFWRDGGGLELVVEGGSGPVVTFECAAGGEPCTVSIVRQAAGDGAVQIETRLGRGRPRTTAAALAPADDAGLVGAEFEVSGVDSVLREALDVVLRAMEGVS